The Apodemus sylvaticus chromosome 5, mApoSyl1.1, whole genome shotgun sequence genome has a segment encoding these proteins:
- the Il1f10 gene encoding interleukin-1 family member 10 has product MCSLPMARYYIIKDAHQKTLYTRNGQLLVGDPDSDNCSPEKVCILPNRGLDRSKVPIFLGIQGGSCCLACVKTREGPLLQLEDVNIEDLYKGGEQTTRFTFFQRSLGSAFRLEAAACPGWFLCGPAEPQQPVQLTKESEPSTHTEFYFEQSR; this is encoded by the exons ATGTGCTCTCTTCCCATGGCAAGATACTACAT AATCAAAGACGCTCATCAAAAGACTTTGTACACACGGAATGGCCAGCTCCTGGTGGGAGACCCTGATTCAGACAACTGTAGTCCAG AGAAGGTCTGTATCCTTCCTAACCGAGGCCTGGACCGCTCCAAGGTCCCCATCTTCCTGGGGATCCAGGGAGGAAGCTGCTGCCTGGCCTGTGTGAAGACAAGAGAGGGGCCTCTCCTGCAGCTGGAG GATGTGAACATCGAGGACCTGTACAAGGGAGGTGAACAAACCACCCGCTTCACCTTTTTCCAGAGAAGCTTGGGCTCTGCCTTCAGGCTTGAGGCTGCtgcctgtcctggctggtttctCTGTGGCCCAGCTGAACCCCAGCAGCCAGTGCAGCTCACCAAAGAGAGTGAGCCCTCTACCCATACCGAATTCTACTTTGAGCAGAGTCGGTAA